The segment TCGTCGTCATTGTCATCTTCATCATCGTtgtcttcatcatcatcatccccaTCATTGTCGTtatcttcatcttcttcatcatcatcgtcgTTGTTATCTTCATCATCGTCATTGCCATCATCCCcatcttcttcatcatcatcatcatcatcgtcgtCGTCGTCATCGTCATCGCCTAATTTTATCGACAATTTATCTTAAACAATTCCACGTatttttaaagggaaatttcGTTGGTAGGATTTTCAAtcttcatgcatttttttgtaaaaattctcaagaaaaaaatattaaagccAATTCTTaataatctttaaataaaaaattttgaagataaaAATCTTAACTTATGCCCTTAggaatttttctataaatttttttgttaaatgttatgttcataaaaaagaagttaaaaaaataacacaaaaatttggaaatttcttACTCTTTTGATCGATTAGCCACTGCAGGACGCGGTTTTCATTTTTGAGATTACCTTTTTTCCAAGGAAATAAATTagggaattaattttttttaaattagtttaaagaagataaaaaattttttcttaccgTCATACATAATTGGAACGCCGGTTTCGTAGTAAACAAGAGCAGGAAATGAGAAGATTCCAATTTCGTGTGCTAATTTGGCATCACTGCTCTTTACAAATTGAATTCCGTGCTTGTCTGTATCATCATCAATTGTTTCGAGTTCTTCAAGAATTCCTGGGCAGGATGTGCACTTGTCGTCGTCTAAAGAATATATAACCAAATACGTtaagaagattaattttaatttttttaaagactttccATAGAAAACTTACAGAAGAAAACAGCAAGATGCTCAACTTCATTAATGAGAACTTGAAGAGTCTTCCTGTCAACGGTTTCAATTTCATCTGGAGGTGATTCATGAAGGTCCAAAACCCATTCGAGGATTTCCTCCTCCTTCATGAGATTTCCCGTGTAGATTGTACGGAATTTATGGCGATAGAACACAAGAGCTGGGAGACTTGGGAGATCATATTCTTCCTGAATATCATCGTCTGATGTCTTCACGAAATCAAtgtctttttcttcacattcatcatcaatattttccaattcattaatgattttctggGATTTTTTGTCTCCTTCTTCATctgaaaattagtaaaaatttaataattatttgataCTCAGAAGGAAGGGAAAAAACTAACAGAAGAATACGACGATGTGGTCATTTTCTCCGAGAATCTTCTCCAACATCTTCACGTTcacttcctcaattttccccGGAATTTCCAATGTATTCTCATCTGTTAGCCATGTAAGAACCTCATCTTCATCTTCTCCTCCCTTGTACAGGACGGGTTCTTTGTTGCGGAACAAGACAACTTGTGGGAGATTGCGAATGTTGTATTTCTTAGCCATGCTAACATCTTCCGTACGAACAAAGATGATTCCTGCTTCATCCAATTCATCGTCAATATTCTCCAAATCTTCCAAGAAATTATCACAGCGCTCTCCTGATTCACATGGTCCTGTGAAGTAGACTACAACGTATTCGTGCTCTTCAATTAATTCCTGAAGGATTTCATCGGTGACTTCTTCAATTGATGCTGTTTCCTTTTGCAACAGAAGCCACTCCAATACTTCATCTTCATTCATTAAATCTCCCGGATAAACTGTTGATAAaggcaaaagattttttgaattttgaaaaattaaagattaaaaaaaagtatcaaggatggaagaaaaaattcttaccGCTTGGAATCTTTTCTTCAAAGTAAACAAGAGCAGGTAAGTGATCCAATCCATATTCTTTGGCTTCTTCTGCATTATCAATTCGTACAATAACAATTCCTTCCTTTTCTAATTCATCATCAATATTCTCTAACTCATTGAGTACACGAATGTCCTGCTTATCGTCTTTGTCATCTGGAGTGcgaagaaaagttttagaagTGAAGAATTAAGAATGAAgacaacaaagaaaaattaaaaattaataattgagaattaaaaaaaaataaataaaaagaaaaaaattaagaaaaaagaattaaaaataaaatgttaaagaagaataaagaaagagaaattaaaagaaaaaaaataaataaacaaacaaagtATTaggaaaaatgtataaaagaattagaataaaaaacaaaaaataaagaataattaaaaagaataaataaaaataattttaaaataaaaaaatatggaatAAAGGTTACATAgaaggagaaataattttaaatgtttatttaggacaataaaacaaagaataaactaaaaagaataaattataaacaaaattaagaatttaaataatacagagtaaataaaaaagaataaaaaatatacctaagaaaaaataataataaagaataaataagaTTCAGTTATTATAAAGAAGAATTAGGATGAAGAAAGCATGAAAATAAAGTCgaataatgaaatattaaatgaagaaattaaataattaaaagtagatCGGAGATGAAGATTGAAGATAAACAATGAAGACAAGAATGATGATTAGTTTCATTCGCTAACATGCCGGATGGAGACTTACAGAAGATAACGGCCAAGTGTGCAGCAGTTTCAATCAGTTTATCCTTCATTTCGTCTGTAATTTCGGGAATTTCGGAATGTCTCTTCTGATGAATGAGCCAACCAAGGAGTTCATCAGCCTTCTCGAGATCACCTTCATACACATGCGGTACCCCCTTCTCGTACAGAACCATCGTGGGCAGTTCATCAATACCCCATTCTTTGGCTTCATTGTCATCGTCTATCTTCACAAAGGCAATATCATTTTGGTCGCATTCATCATCAATATCTTCCAGCTCTGCCAGGATCTTTGTTGATTCCTTCTGATCTTTGTCATCtgcaagaaatatttaaataaattttaaattcttgaatttaaaatgattttctttcaacagaAGACGAATTTTCCTTACAGAAGAGCACAGCAACGTGATCCATCTTCTCGATGATCAAATCCAACATTTCATCTGTAATATCTTCAATTTCATCTGAGCTCTTTTGGGCTTCCATCCACTTCAGCAGGCCCTCTTCATCGTCCAATGGTCCTTCGTACATTGTCGGGATTCCATTTTCGAAGAAGAGGAGTTTAGGAATCTTCTCAATCCCATATTCCTTTGCTTCTTCATCATTGTCAATTTTCACGAAGAGAATGCCCATTTCATCGCATTCATCGTCAATATTTTCGAGTTCTTCGAGGATTCTCTGGGATTTCTTATCATTGTTATCATctacgaagaaaaaaatatttattaaaataataaaaatttaatttatttatacaacTTACAGAAGAGAACAGCTAggtattttccttcttttatgAGGGAATCCAGCATTTCATCTGTAACATCCTcaatttcatcttcttccAGGCGAGACAGCAGCCATTTGAGAATTTCATTCTCATCCTCCAAATCCCCATCATAAACTACaagaatcaaagaaaatatttaacaaaatatttaagtaaaaattattcaatttcttaCCGTTTGGAATTTGCTTTTCAAAGTAGACAATAGCTGGTAcctaaaagaattaaaaaaaaacatccaagaaaaatattaaatatctaTTTTGATCtactaaaaagaaaagaaattctgcaATTTCCATGCATTTTCCGGGGCTAAAAACTCTCTCtcgagagagaaaattaaattaaggtGAGGGCGgatgcaataaataaatctcgAATGCAAAACTCCTGTGTCCCactttatggatttttttttcaaaggcaAAATAAACTGCATTGTGGTGAACGTCCCATGTGAAGAATCATTAAATTGAGATGAgagaattatatttatttaacgtGGAAAAGAGGgatatttatttgcaaaattgtgaaaagaaatgaaaaataaagaactcAACCTCATTCCCAACTTACTTCGAAATCAtcctaaattattaaatttattttagtaatttttccttttttttcattaaactttaataaatttcttattttatgtGAGTTTCTTTGCCAAATTAATAGACTCACCTCATCAAGTCCAAAAGCTCTTGCGGCTTTCTTGTCGTCAATCTTGACAAATTGAATACCATGCCTGTCGCAGTCATCGTCAATTTTCTCTAGCTCCTCCAGGACAGTCATTGACTCCTCATCCCCATGATCATCTTCAAGGAGGGAAgaagtttcaattaaaattttatcaaaagtcattgaaaatggaagaaaattaattttataacttACAGAAGAGAACAACTAAATTGTCCACATTGCCAATGAGAGTATTGAGCGTCTTGGCAGTTACATCTTCAATGATATCTTCATCATCTCCCGTGGATTTGTTCTCAATTAACCACTCAAGAACATCCTCCTCGCGAGACAATTCATCTACATCCAGATTGATTCAGAaaaattggtggaaaaaaatagtttatagatttcattcaataaaaaattaaggaggTAATCATCTGCGGATTTTTTTAcctaaccctttaaggactaTTTTGATCTATCCCTCAAAAGATTAATCTTTAATCTAAATTTTTTCCGCCAAATATTTGATCGAAAGCTCATCTAAAAGTTTCTAAAGAAATAAtactataaaaaataaaagaaaatccaacacccaaaaaattctaaaattttaaagtccATAAATTGAACAGATGAATACCCCTCAGAGcgcatgaaaaaataaaacgattaaaaaatattccactcACTCTCGTAAATGATGGGAATTTGGTTGCGATAGTAAACCAATTTGGGGAGTTCACCCAAATTG is part of the Lutzomyia longipalpis isolate SR_M1_2022 chromosome 3, ASM2433408v1 genome and harbors:
- the LOC129793827 gene encoding FK506-binding protein 5 isoform X15 — protein: MLSVLPKWSSISLVCFLLAFAAFPGCVSSAKSKSGGDGPKAPQSAHPADPVIEEVTAKQLERILLEKDYVAVYWYARSCVTCDKVLAELEQIDDDTDSFGVDFVKINDKRLAKQYGIKNFPALTYFRDKTPIIFDGDIMDSEAVLDFLTSLEAMDLPDRIEEVNAKILSKIVEDTDYIAVLFYKTECRKCAKALQELENIDDEADQLGIGFVKIHDEDLADEYNLGELPKLVYYRNQIPIIYENELSREEDVLEWLIENKSTGDDEDIIEDVTAKTLNTLIGNVDNLVVLFYDHGDEESMTVLEELEKIDDDCDRHGIQFVKIDDKKAARAFGLDEVPAIVYFEKQIPNVYDGDLEDENEILKWLLSRLEEDEIEDVTDEMLDSLIKEGKYLAVLFYDNNDKKSQRILEELENIDDECDEMGILFVKIDNDEEAKEYGIEKIPKLLFFENGIPTMYEGPLDDEEGLLKWMEAQKSSDEIEDITDEMLDLIIEKMDHVAVLFYDKDQKESTKILAELEDIDDECDQNDIAFVKIDDDNEAKEWGIDELPTMVLYEKGVPHVYEGDLEKADELLGWLIHQKRHSEIPEITDEMKDKLIETAAHLAVIFYDKDDKQDIRVLNELENIDDELEKEGIVIVRIDNAEEAKEYGLDHLPALVYFEEKIPSVYPGDLMNEDEVLEWLLLQKETASIEEVTDEILQELIEEHEYVVVYFTGPCESGERCDNFLEDLENIDDELDEAGIIFVRTEDVSMAKKYNIRNLPQVVLFRNKEPVLYKGGEDEDEVLTWLTDENTLEIPGKIEEVNVKMLEKILGENDHIVVFFYEEGDKKSQKIINELENIDDECEEKDIDFVKTSDDDIQEEYDLPSLPALVFYRHKFRTIYTGNLMKEEEILEWVLDLHESPPDEIETVDRKTLQVLINEVEHLAVFFYDDKCTSCPGILEELETIDDDTDKHGIQFVKSSDAKLAHEIGIFSFPALVYYETGVPIMYDGNLKNENRVLQWLIDQKSDDDDDDDDDDDDDEEDGDDGNDDDEDNNDDDDEEDEDNDNDGDDDDEDNDDEDDNDDEDNNDEDDEDDEDNNNDDEDDDEDDNNNDDDEDEDDNNDDDDEDDEDDNGNDDDDDEDDEDDDENDGCFYVGLGQSGNAKKGSGYVPHEYRPFQCCPTKLERSIKVPKMTAAKIGHESKKNSGGSFKFGTPTPPPKSDTKSPTKTKTQNSPPLKPVPTPVTKTAKKDIDDDKKKVTKEPRPSTKQALATKGGKDKNAKGQKGLFGIGLNWW
- the LOC129793827 gene encoding uncharacterized protein LOC129793827 isoform X13 — encoded protein: MLSVLPKWSSISLVCFLLAFAAFPGCVSSAKSKSGGDGPKAPQSAHPADPVIEEVTAKQLERILLEKDYVAVYWYARSCVTCDKVLAELEQIDDDTDSFGVDFVKINDKRLAKQYGIKNFPALTYFRDKTPIIFDGDIMDSEAVLDFLTSLEAMDLPDRIEEVNAKILSKIVEDTDYIAVLFCPEHSTCPSGHGGKSNKTECRKCAKALQELENIDDEADQLGIGFVKIHDEDLADEYNLGELPKLVYYRNQIPIIYENELSREEDVLEWLIENKSTGDDEDIIEDVTAKTLNTLIGNVDNLVVLFYDHGDEESMTVLEELEKIDDDCDRHGIQFVKIDDKKAARAFGLDEDDFEVPAIVYFEKQIPNVYDGDLEDENEILKWLLSRLEEDEIEDVTDEMLDSLIKEGKYLAVLFYDNNDKKSQRILEELENIDDECDEMGILFVKIDNDEEAKEYGIEKIPKLLFFENGIPTMYEGPLDDEEGLLKWMEAQKSSDEIEDITDEMLDLIIEKMDHVAVLFYDKDQKESTKILAELEDIDDECDQNDIAFVKIDDDNEAKEWGIDELPTMVLYEKGVPHVYEGDLEKADELLGWLIHQKRHSEIPEITDEMKDKLIETAAHLAVIFYDKDDKQDIRVLNELENIDDELEKEGIVIVRIDNAEEAKEYGLDHLPALVYFEEKIPSVYPGDLMNEDEVLEWLLLQKETASIEEVTDEILQELIEEHEYVVVYFTGPCESGERCDNFLEDLENIDDELDEAGIIFVRTEDVSMAKKYNIRNLPQVVLFRNKEPVLYKGGEDEDEVLTWLTDENTLEIPGKIEEVNVKMLEKILGENDHIVVFFYEEGDKKSQKIINELENIDDECEEKDIDFVKTSDDDIQEEYDLPSLPALVFYRHKFRTIYTGNLMKEEEILEWVLDLHESPPDEIETVDRKTLQVLINEVEHLAVFFYDDKCTSCPGILEELETIDDDTDKHGIQFVKSSDAKLAHEIGIFSFPALVYYETGVPIMYDGNLKNENRVLQWLIDQKSDDDDDDDDDDDEEDGDDGNDDDEDNNDDDDEEDEDNDNDGDDDDEDNDDEDDNDDEDNNDEDDEDDEDNNNDDEDDDEDDNNNDDDEDEDDNNDDDDEDDEDDNGNDDDDDEDDEDDDENDGCFYVGLGQSGNAKKGSGYVPHEYRPFQCCPTKLERSIKVPKMTAAKIGHESKKNSGGSFKFGTPTPPPKSDTKSPTKTKTQNSPPLKPVPTPVTKTAKKDIDDDKKKVTKEPRPSTKQALATKGGKDKNAKGQKGLFGIGLNWW
- the LOC129793827 gene encoding uncharacterized protein LOC129793827 isoform X16, with translation MLSVLPKWSSISLVCFLLAFAAFPGCVSSAKSKSGGDGPKAPQSAHPADPVIEEVTAKQLERILLEKDYVAVYWYARSCVTCDKVLAELEQIDDDTDSFGVDFVKINDKRLAKQYGIKNFPALTYFRDKTPIIFDGDIMDSEAVLDFLTSLEAMDLPDRIEEVNAKILSKIVEDTDYIAVLFCPEHSTCPSGHGGKSNKTECRKCAKALQELENIDDEADQLGIGFVKIHDEDLADEYNLGELPKLVYYRNQIPIIYENELSREEDVLEWLIENKSTGDDEDIIEDVTAKTLNTLIGNVDNLVVLFYDHGDEESMTVLEELEKIDDDCDRHGIQFVKIDDKKAARAFGLDEDDFEVPAIVYFEKQIPNVYDGDLEDENEILKWLLSRLEEDEIEDVTDEMLDSLIKEGKYLAVLFYDNNDKKSQRILEELENIDDECDEMGILFVKIDNDEEAKEYGIEKIPKLLFFENGIPTMYEGPLDDEEGLLKWMEAQKSSDEIEDITDEMLDLIIEKMDHVAVLFYDKDQKESTKILAELEDIDDECDQNDIAFVKIDDDNEAKEWGIDELPTMVLYEKGVPHVYEGDLEKADELLGWLIHQKRHSEIPEITDEMKDKLIETAAHLAVIFYDKDDKQDIRVLNELENIDDELEKEGIVIVRIDNAEEAKEYGLDHLPALVYFEEKIPSVYPGDLMNEDEVLEWLLLQKETASIEEVTDEILQELIEEHEYVVVYFTGPCESGERCDNFLEDLENIDDELDEAGIIFVRTEDVSMAKKYNIRNLPQVVLFRNKEPVLYKGGEDEDEVLTWLTDENTLEIPGKIEEVNVKMLEKILGENDHIVVFFYEEGDKKSQKIINELENIDDECEEKDIDFVKTSDDDIQEEYDLPSLPALVFYRHKFRTIYTGNLMKEEEILEWVLDLHESPPDEIETVDRKTLQVLINEVEHLAVFFYDDKCTSCPGILEELETIDDDTDKHGIQFVKSSDAKLAHEIGIFSFPALVYYETGVPIMYDGNLKNENRVLQWLIDQKNDGCFYVGLGQSGNAKKGSGYVPHEYRPFQCCPTKLERSIKVPKMTAAKIGHESKKNSGGSFKFGTPTPPPKSDTKSPTKTKTQNSPPLKPVPTPVTKTAKKDIDDDKKKVTKEPRPSTKQALATKGGKDKNAKGQKGLFGIGLNWW
- the LOC129793827 gene encoding FK506-binding protein 5 isoform X12; protein product: MLSVLPKWSSISLVCFLLAFAAFPGCVSSAKSKSGGDGPKAPQSAHPADPVIEEVTAKQLERILLEKDYVAVYWYARSCVTCDKVLAELEQIDDDTDSFGVDFVKINDKRLAKQYGIKNFPALTYFRDKTPIIFDGDIMDSEAVLDFLTSLEAMDLPDRIEEVNAKILSKIVEDTDYIAVLFCPEHSTCPSGHGGKSNKTECRKCAKALQELENIDDEADQLGIGFVKIHDEDLADEYNLGELPKLVYYRNQIPIIYENELSREEDVLEWLIENKSTGDDEDIIEDVTAKTLNTLIGNVDNLVVLFYDHGDEESMTVLEELEKIDDDCDRHGIQFVKIDDKKAARAFGLDEDDFEVPAIVYFEKQIPNVYDGDLEDENEILKWLLSRLEEDEIEDVTDEMLDSLIKEGKYLAVLFYDNNDKKSQRILEELENIDDECDEMGILFVKIDNDEEAKEYGIEKIPKLLFFENGIPTMYEGPLDDEEGLLKWMEAQKSSDEIEDITDEMLDLIIEKMDHVAVLFYDKDQKESTKILAELEDIDDECDQNDIAFVKIDDDNEAKEWGIDELPTMVLYEKGVPHVYEGDLEKADELLGWLIHQKRHSEIPEITDEMKDKLIETAAHLAVIFYDKDDKQDIRVLNELENIDDELEKEGIVIVRIDNAEEAKEYGLDHLPALVYFEEKIPSVYPGDLMNEDEVLEWLLLQKETASIEEVTDEILQELIEEHEYVVVYFTGPCESGERCDNFLEDLENIDDELDEAGIIFVRTEDVSMAKKYNIRNLPQVVLFRNKEPVLYKGGEDEDEVLTWLTDENTLEIPGKIEEVNVKMLEKILGENDHIVVFFYEEGDKKSQKIINELENIDDECEEKDIDFVKTSDDDIQEEYDLPSLPALVFYRHKFRTIYTGNLMKEEEILEWVLDLHESPPDEIETVDRKTLQVLINEVEHLAVFFYDDKCTSCPGILEELETIDDDTDKHGIQFVKSSDAKLAHEIGIFSFPALVYYETGVPIMYDGNLKNENRVLQWLIDQKSDDDDDDDDDDDDDEEDGDDGNDDDEDNNDDDDEEDEDNDNDGDDDDEDNDDEDDNDDEDNNDEDDEDDEDNNNDDEDDDEDDNNNDDDEDEDDNNDDDDEDDEDDNGNDDDDDEDDEDDDENDGCFYVGLGQSGNAKKGSGYVPHEYRPFQCCPTKLERSIKVPKMTAAKIGHESKKNSGGSFKFGTPTPPPKSDTKSPTKTKTQNSPPLKPVPTPVTKTAKKDIDDDKKKVTKEPRPSTKQALATKGGKDKNAKGQKGLFGIGLNWW
- the LOC129793827 gene encoding FK506-binding protein 5 isoform X14 — translated: MLSVLPKWSSISLVCFLLAFAAFPGCVSSAKSKSGGDGPKAPQSAHPADPVIEEVTAKQLERILLEKDYVAVYWYARSCVTCDKVLAELEQIDDDTDSFGVDFVKINDKRLAKQYGIKNFPALTYFRDKTPIIFDGDIMDSEAVLDFLTSLEAMDLPDRIEEVNAKILSKIVEDTDYIAVLFCPEHSTCPSGHGGKSNKTECRKCAKALQELENIDDEADQLGIGFVKIHDEDLADEYNLGELPKLVYYRNQIPIIYENELSREEDVLEWLIENKSTGDDEDIIEDVTAKTLNTLIGNVDNLVVLFYDHGDEESMTVLEELEKIDDDCDRHGIQFVKIDDKKAARAFGLDEVPAIVYFEKQIPNVYDGDLEDENEILKWLLSRLEEDEIEDVTDEMLDSLIKEGKYLAVLFYDNNDKKSQRILEELENIDDECDEMGILFVKIDNDEEAKEYGIEKIPKLLFFENGIPTMYEGPLDDEEGLLKWMEAQKSSDEIEDITDEMLDLIIEKMDHVAVLFYDKDQKESTKILAELEDIDDECDQNDIAFVKIDDDNEAKEWGIDELPTMVLYEKGVPHVYEGDLEKADELLGWLIHQKRHSEIPEITDEMKDKLIETAAHLAVIFYDKDDKQDIRVLNELENIDDELEKEGIVIVRIDNAEEAKEYGLDHLPALVYFEEKIPSVYPGDLMNEDEVLEWLLLQKETASIEEVTDEILQELIEEHEYVVVYFTGPCESGERCDNFLEDLENIDDELDEAGIIFVRTEDVSMAKKYNIRNLPQVVLFRNKEPVLYKGGEDEDEVLTWLTDENTLEIPGKIEEVNVKMLEKILGENDHIVVFFYEEGDKKSQKIINELENIDDECEEKDIDFVKTSDDDIQEEYDLPSLPALVFYRHKFRTIYTGNLMKEEEILEWVLDLHESPPDEIETVDRKTLQVLINEVEHLAVFFYDDKCTSCPGILEELETIDDDTDKHGIQFVKSSDAKLAHEIGIFSFPALVYYETGVPIMYDGNLKNENRVLQWLIDQKSDDDDDDDDDDDDDEEDGDDGNDDDEDNNDDDDEEDEDNDNDGDDDDEDNDDEDDNDDEDNNDEDDEDDEDNNNDDEDDDEDDNNNDDDEDEDDNNDDDDEDDEDDNGNDDDDDEDDEDDDENDGCFYVGLGQSGNAKKGSGYVPHEYRPFQCCPTKLERSIKVPKMTAAKIGHESKKNSGGSFKFGTPTPPPKSDTKSPTKTKTQNSPPLKPVPTPVTKTAKKDIDDDKKKVTKEPRPSTKQALATKGGKDKNAKGQKGLFGIGLNWW
- the LOC129793827 gene encoding uncharacterized protein LOC129793827 isoform X18 produces the protein MLSVLPKWSSISLVCFLLAFAAFPGCVSSAKSKSGGDGPKAPQSAHPADPVIEEVTAKQLERILLEKDYVAVYWYARSCVTCDKVLAELEQIDDDTDSFGVDFVKINDKRLAKQYGIKNFPALTYFRDKTPIIFDGDIMDSEAVLDFLTSLEAMDLPDRIEEVNAKILSKIVEDTDYIAVLFYKTECRKCAKALQELENIDDEADQLGIGFVKIHDEDLADEYNLGELPKLVYYRNQIPIIYENELSREEDVLEWLIENKSTGDDEDIIEDVTAKTLNTLIGNVDNLVVLFYDHGDEESMTVLEELEKIDDDCDRHGIQFVKIDDKKAARAFGLDEVPAIVYFEKQIPNVYDGDLEDENEILKWLLSRLEEDEIEDVTDEMLDSLIKEGKYLAVLFYDNNDKKSQRILEELENIDDECDEMGILFVKIDNDEEAKEYGIEKIPKLLFFENGIPTMYEGPLDDEEGLLKWMEAQKSSDEIEDITDEMLDLIIEKMDHVAVLFYDKDQKESTKILAELEDIDDECDQNDIAFVKIDDDNEAKEWGIDELPTMVLYEKGVPHVYEGDLEKADELLGWLIHQKRHSEIPEITDEMKDKLIETAAHLAVIFYDKDDKQDIRVLNELENIDDELEKEGIVIVRIDNAEEAKEYGLDHLPALVYFEEKIPSVYPGDLMNEDEVLEWLLLQKETASIEEVTDEILQELIEEHEYVVVYFTGPCESGERCDNFLEDLENIDDELDEAGIIFVRTEDVSMAKKYNIRNLPQVVLFRNKEPVLYKGGEDEDEVLTWLTDENTLEIPGKIEEVNVKMLEKILGENDHIVVFFYEEGDKKSQKIINELENIDDECEEKDIDFVKTSDDDIQEEYDLPSLPALVFYRHKFRTIYTGNLMKEEEILEWVLDLHESPPDEIETVDRKTLQVLINEVEHLAVFFYDDKCTSCPGILEELETIDDDTDKHGIQFVKSSDAKLAHEIGIFSFPALVYYETGVPIMYDGNLKNENRVLQWLIDQKNDGCFYVGLGQSGNAKKGSGYVPHEYRPFQCCPTKLERSIKVPKMTAAKIGHESKKNSGGSFKFGTPTPPPKSDTKSPTKTKTQNSPPLKPVPTPVTKTAKKDIDDDKKKVTKEPRPSTKQALATKGGKDKNAKGQKGLFGIGLNWW
- the LOC129793827 gene encoding uncharacterized protein LOC129793827 isoform X17, with the protein product MLSVLPKWSSISLVCFLLAFAAFPGCVSSAKSKSGGDGPKAPQSAHPADPVIEEVTAKQLERILLEKDYVAVYWYARSCVTCDKVLAELEQIDDDTDSFGVDFVKINDKRLAKQYGIKNFPALTYFRDKTPIIFDGDIMDSEAVLDFLTSLEAMDLPDRIEEVNAKILSKIVEDTDYIAVLFCPEHSTCPSGHGGKSNKTECRKCAKALQELENIDDEADQLGIGFVKIHDEDLADEYNLGELPKLVYYRNQIPIIYENELSREEDVLEWLIENKSTGDDEDIIEDVTAKTLNTLIGNVDNLVVLFYDHGDEESMTVLEELEKIDDDCDRHGIQFVKIDDKKAARAFGLDEVPAIVYFEKQIPNVYDGDLEDENEILKWLLSRLEEDEIEDVTDEMLDSLIKEGKYLAVLFYDNNDKKSQRILEELENIDDECDEMGILFVKIDNDEEAKEYGIEKIPKLLFFENGIPTMYEGPLDDEEGLLKWMEAQKSSDEIEDITDEMLDLIIEKMDHVAVLFYDKDQKESTKILAELEDIDDECDQNDIAFVKIDDDNEAKEWGIDELPTMVLYEKGVPHVYEGDLEKADELLGWLIHQKRHSEIPEITDEMKDKLIETAAHLAVIFYDKDDKQDIRVLNELENIDDELEKEGIVIVRIDNAEEAKEYGLDHLPALVYFEEKIPSVYPGDLMNEDEVLEWLLLQKETASIEEVTDEILQELIEEHEYVVVYFTGPCESGERCDNFLEDLENIDDELDEAGIIFVRTEDVSMAKKYNIRNLPQVVLFRNKEPVLYKGGEDEDEVLTWLTDENTLEIPGKIEEVNVKMLEKILGENDHIVVFFYEEGDKKSQKIINELENIDDECEEKDIDFVKTSDDDIQEEYDLPSLPALVFYRHKFRTIYTGNLMKEEEILEWVLDLHESPPDEIETVDRKTLQVLINEVEHLAVFFYDDKCTSCPGILEELETIDDDTDKHGIQFVKSSDAKLAHEIGIFSFPALVYYETGVPIMYDGNLKNENRVLQWLIDQKNDGCFYVGLGQSGNAKKGSGYVPHEYRPFQCCPTKLERSIKVPKMTAAKIGHESKKNSGGSFKFGTPTPPPKSDTKSPTKTKTQNSPPLKPVPTPVTKTAKKDIDDDKKKVTKEPRPSTKQALATKGGKDKNAKGQKGLFGIGLNWW